In the genome of Curtobacterium sp. MCLR17_036, the window CGGACGCACCTGTCGACCGCGTCGTGCTCGCCGACGTCGTCGACCGGGCGATCAGTGTCGACGAGGTCGCGGCCGTCGCCGCGACCGAGCACGACGGTGCCGTCGTCACGTTCGCGGGCGTCGTGCGCGACCACGACGGCGGCAAGGGCGTCACCGCCCTCGACTACGAACGGCACCCGAGCGCCGGCGAGGTCATCGCCGAGGTGGCCCGCACCATCGCGGACGCACACCCCGACGTCCGGGTCGCGGTGCTGCACCGCGTCGGCGCGCTCGGCATCGGCGACGTCGCGCTCGCCGCAGCGGTGGCGTCGTCGCACCGGGCCCAGGCGTTCGCGGCGTGCGGGGAGCTGGTCGACCTCGTCAAGGAGCGGGTGCCGATCTGGAAGCACCAGCGCTTCACCGACGGCACCGACGAGTGGGTGGCGGCGCTCTGACGGGGTGCGCGCGGGGCTCACTCGATGTCTGCGCCCACCGTCGCCCCCGCCCCGCCCCCGCTCTCGCTCCAGCACGTGGTGGTGCGGCCGCGCGGTTCGCTTGGTGAGCAGAAGATGTCGCCTGGTGCGCGGGGACTCGACGTCTTCTGCTCACTCGATGTCCGCGCCCACCCTCGGCCCCGGCATCAGCGCGTCTTCGGGACGTGGTCGGCACGTGGCGGTGCGGCCGCGCGGTTCGCTTGGTGAGCAGAAGGTGTCGCCTGGTGGCCGGGGACTCGACAATTTCTGCTCACGAGATGCGCG includes:
- a CDS encoding molybdenum cofactor biosynthesis protein MoaE, translated to MSAAPDAPVDRVVLADVVDRAISVDEVAAVAATEHDGAVVTFAGVVRDHDGGKGVTALDYERHPSAGEVIAEVARTIADAHPDVRVAVLHRVGALGIGDVALAAAVASSHRAQAFAACGELVDLVKERVPIWKHQRFTDGTDEWVAAL